The Arachis ipaensis cultivar K30076 chromosome B03, Araip1.1, whole genome shotgun sequence region AGGTTCAGCGGTTTCCTCCGGCGACTTCTCCCAAACAAAAGTGATGTCAACgtgaagaggaggaagatacaaacactttaatcagattaaattttttattagagttatgGAGCTCAAAAAATCAAACGCCAAAGTTTGCAGTGCCATAAAATCACGTTCTTCTCACTCACGacattctctctttttttttttcattagtgGTTTTGAATGAGATGCAAATGATGATGACTAATGGTGTCCATGATGATTAATATAGTTTGGCGACACACGGGTGTTGGGTGTGCGTTTTTGGGCTGGTGAGTTAgcaattcaagttataaatatcttaaacaaATAATTATGAAGTgtggatatattaaaacacaagtaataatatatatgagttGTTAATATAAATGACAccaataacataataataaaaaatatacgaTGAAGTCTTAGCAAAGCTAAGTCTACCAAAAAGTACCGATATTTACTCATATCAGCGGATATCGAGCTCGATAATAATATCATTAACTAAactctatttttaaattaaaaatgtaatttactcaaattaatatatatataaatNNNNNNNNNNNNNNNNNNNNNNNNNttgaagataaaaaataaaataataaaaatatgaataatttgaaaaataattaaaaatattatcacCCATTCCTTATTTTTGTGTAGAATAActgaaaataaatatttaaattagttttaagaaattttttttagatatcCTATTTTTCAGCACATTTTTAAGAAAttctcaaaaattattttcgtaaAATAAATTAGTCCTTCGTCATTTTTAATATACGTATTaaacaaataaattattaactaattttattaTGAACATTAGTTGGAACAATTTGAGATTTAATAAGTAATAAACTTCTTCCTCTCCCTCCAAAATCCGTTCTCTCGCTCTCTCCCTGAATTTCCAAGGGTTCCACTTTTGTCTTCTCCGTTGGGGAATCGCTAATCTTGGTAAACGGCAAGGAGGGGGAAGCATGTCGGTGAATCTAACGGCAAACGCGATTCCGTCAATAATAGGCGGCGACGTGAACTCGAAACCGCTGGTTCAGGTTCTCGATTTGTCGCTGATCTCAAGCAGTAGCAACTCGCAGCAGCAGCGGTACCGCATGTTGCTATCCGACGCCGTTTCGTCTCACCAAGCCATGCTCGCAACTCAGCTCAACGACCGAGTCCGAACCAACCGAGTCAAGAAAGGCTCCGTCGTTCAGCTCCTCGAGTACATTTGTAGCCCTCTCCAAAACCGcaagtctctctctctctctctctctctctctctctcgttttAGATTAAAGTAATTTCTAACAATTATAGTAAAAGAATAGGGCATTTTTTATACTGGCAACTTTGTCTGAAATTTTACGATCCTGTGGTTTAAATTTCAGTGAATTAGGACATTTGAATTTTCTTTCAATTTAGTTATTTCATGTGTTTGGTGAGTTTTCTATCTCATTTATTTGAAAACTTTTTGTAAAATTGAGGGAGTAACCTGTTAATGATTGAGTTCAAGGTCTTTTAGGTTCTGAGGTGCACCACAGGTGATGCAAATGGTTTTAAAGGTTTTGTTAAAGCAACTAGTTAAGGAATCAAGATTAGGATAGGTTTCGAACTTTTGCTTCATCAAATGCATTGAAAAGTTGAAGTCTTTTATATTTTCCATACGAAATTGAGCCAAGCAAGGCAACTGGTTAGGTAAACCCGTAGTTTAATAGTTTGGGCATAGTTTTacaactttccttctcctttgaGTTTTGGCTTCTATCTCTTATGTAATGGTTGGTGATAAGAATTAAAATGTGCAACCTCGTTGAATGGTTGAAGATTGGCAAAGCCTTAACATTGGTTGTTGAAGAGTTTTGCATATAGTTGAATTATGAAGAAACAAAAACCATTTTGCAGTGGAATTTAGTTTATGCAATTATGAATCTATCAGATGATATTAATTTATGCTTCTATTTCTGCTTGTCCTTGAACAGGATTATTGTAGTACTCAACATGGAAACTATAATCCCAGATTGCGAGATCATTGGGAATCCAAAACCGTTTGGGGAATCTAATTTACCAACTCAGAAAACATCACCTGATAAAGTTGTGCAGACATCATCCAGGGGTCATAATAATAATCAACAACAGACTTCTCAAACAGGTCATGCTGCACAGAGTTTCCGGCCAATAGTTCAACCTGCATATCAGCCACCTCCAGTTTACAAAAACCGTGGTGCTATTGTGAAAAATGAGGCACCAGCACGCATCATTCCCATAGCAGCTTTAAATCCTTACCAAGGTCGTTGGGCAATCAAGGCAAGGGTAACCGCCAAAGGGGATCTGCGCCGCTACAATAATGCTCGTGGAGATGGGAAAGTTTTCTCATTTGATCTCCTTGATTCTGATGGAGGTGAAATACGAGTAACCTGCTTTAATGCTGTTGTAGATCGTTTCTACAATGCAATTCAAGTTGGTAAAGTTTACACAATATCCAAAGGTAGCTTGAAACCTGCGCAGAAAAATTTTAACCATTTGAAGAATGATTGGGAAATTGTattggattcaaattcaaatgTTGAACTTTGTCCGGATGAAGATGATTCTATTCCTAAACAGCAATTCTCCTTCAGGCCAATAATTGACCTTGAGAATGTTGACAATAATGCCATTCTTGATGTTATTGGGGTTGTGATATCTGTGAATCCTTCGGTTCCCATCTTGAGGAAGAATGGGATGGAAACTCAGAGAAGAATTTTGAATATAAAGGACTCCTCTGGCAGGAGTGTCGAGTTAACCCTTTGGGGCGAATTCTGCAACAGGGAAGGACAAAAGCTGCAAGAGATGGCTGATGCTGGGTCCTTCCCTATTGTGGCAGTCAAGGCAGGGAAGGTTAACGACTTCAGTGGAAAATCTATTGGTACTATTTCTACTACACAGCTTTTCATAAACCCGGACTTGCCTGAGGCTCATACCTTGAGAGAATGGTTTGATAGAGTGGGAAAGGATTCAGTTTCTCGATCCATTTCTAAGGATGTTTTGCCAGGAGGACCAAAGAATGAGATACGTAAAACTGTGTCTCAGATCAAGGATGAAGGCCTGGGGCGGTCTGATAAGCCAGACTGGATAACAGTGAGGGCAACCATATCATTCATCAAGACAGATACGTTTTGTTACACAGCTTGCCCTCTGATGGTTGGAGACCGACAGTGCAATAAGAAAGTGACCAGGGTAGGAGACGCAAGATGGCAGTGTGATAGATGCAACCAAGAGTTTGAGGAGTGTGATTACCGGTACCTTCTTCAAGCTCAAATTGTGGATCATACAGGAATAACTTGGGTAACTGCTTTTCAGGAAGCAGGGGAAGAGATTATGGAGTACCCAGCGAAAGAGCTGTACTTGTTGAAGTATGAAGAGCAGGATGATGACAAGTTCGGGGAAATAATCAAGAGTAGCCTCTTCAACCATTTTGTGTTTAGGCTTAAAATCAAAGAGGAATTGTATGGTGACGAACAGAGGGTTAAGGTAACAGTAGTCAAGGCAGATAAAGTTAATTACTCTTCAGAGAGTAGACACATGCTTGAATCGATTTCCAAGTTTTGTAGGCAGTAATTGTAGCTTTCTCAGCATCCTTTCATGAGATGTGACTTGGTGGATACCTGTTAGTATTAGTGTACAAGCTTACATAGAATTGGTCATTAATGGTCGAGTTATTGTTATTGTGTCATTTGAGCCCAATGTAAAACATACTTAAAATAACTTAAAAGTTGAGGATTTTatgtttcttctcttttttgttttgttgAATATTTCATTGCTCCCATCCCAGTGGAATTTCATGCGAGTTGTCAACTATTGCTTTTCCTACTTTCTGATATGTGATCATTTTTGTCAGCTATTTATGCTTCATATTCCAAAATGTTCCTCAGTTGAATTGTTTCTCATTAGTCATTAATCTGTTTCTATGACGTGCCAAAACAGAGATTAGATTTTAAGAGTTGAGAAGGGTCTGCTCAGATAAAGCACAAGAATCACACATACTAGTAGTAGACACAAGAGGTTTCAGTTCATTACTGAAAAAAACATTACAGATACAAATCATCATAAGATAAAACACTACAAATTCCCTGCAGCATCTCATGAATTCCTTCAGCTTCGCTTAACAGGATCAAAATTGGCGACACCAACGACAGCGCCAACAATGACCACAAGCACAACTCCACCAGCTACTATGCTGAGCAAGAAGTTCTTGAGTGAAGGACTGACAGCAGCCTCAGCCACATCAGGAACCATCATTGAAGCTGTCAATGCAGCTGCTGTGAGCCCTGTCACAACCTTCTCCTTCATGGAAGCACTCACTTGAAACGTACCATTGGATTTTGTTGCTGATGCTGCAACACCCTTTGGAGTCCTTAGAGGAAGTGGCTTCAAGAATGCCTCGGAGCTAGGCACCCCAACAACCTTTTTCTGGGTTGTGTATGTTGGTGGCATAGCCATTGAAACTGCTGAAGTAGATGCCATTCCTGTTATTTTTTTCCGCGTTCTCTATTGGTTCTTTCTTTGTTCTCTTGTTAGGTGGTTActttgcctagaagcttatgTGAAGAGAGTGAGGGAATTTGTGCAGTGTGATGTGTGATTTGAGTGTGCAACGAGAGGTGgaaatttttcttcatatttgcATGTGTCTGATGTGGCAGATTGCCCATTGAGAATTGATGGATAAGCTTATCTTGTTGGTCCAATCATCATCCATCGCCCATTCAGTTCAAGTTATGATCTGAACTCTTAAATCTTATGTGGCAATATTTGCCTACTTAGACTTTATCTCATCCGAATCAATACCTTGATCATGAAAttagttcaatttttttttattttaaaaacaataaattgaaaagaaaagaactaTACAATGATGTGACAGCATTGGTTTAAGAAGAGTAATCTAATAAAAATTGATTATATTACATGTATACTAAAATTAACCATTAATATTAATcgttagtataaaatatatgttagtattgtaaaataaataaagaatatgtactaaatataaaataaagatgtgtAAATAGAAGATTCTAgtattaatataattagctcaaaaataataatttatatatgtatttactatatatatatatatatatataaagagagaaGTATTTNNNNNNNNNNNNNNNNNNNNNNNNatatatatataaagagagaaGTATTTAGTAAAATTGTAACGTAAAGAAAAGGAGAGAATTGATTTTTTATTGCTGTGTCTCATGCCTCGTATATGTGTCCTTATTTATACATGTATGAGATTCTTATTTTCAACTTTTATTAAAGTTCAGTTTGGCTTGGGAGCCTCATTCTTTCATAGGAAAAGTCAACCGCCCATATAatcaatgtcatccacataagctcttatcacaacactctcctttgaatgaccatttaggattattgcctcgttaaaatcttactaaagaaaaatccagtgggaaaaaaaccttagtgaaggaaaaagagtacaatatcctttgtgatagggactgcctcattaaaaactttgtcaagaaaaatccattgaaaaaaaacctgaccaagaaaaaaagagtacagtctccccctcttgtcaacatcatttaatgtctcgaaatcggcgaatcccaatctcatgtaccaacctttcaaaggaggattttgggagtgactttgtgaataaatctgccagattgacacttgaacggatctgttggatatcaattgtccctttattttgaagatcatgagtgaagaagaatttgggagaaatatgctttgttctatcacctttgatgtatccacctttaagttgagcaatgcatgatgtattatcttcaaacagaacaattagagctatcttatgatcaatcagtctacATGATGACATAATATATTGAATCAAACTCCTCAGCCAAAaatactcgcgactagcttcatgaatcgctagtatttcagcatgattagaggaggttgctgctatcgtatgtttcgtggacctccatgatatagctgtaccaccatatgtgaacaagtatcctatttgagatctccctttttgtggatcagacaagtatccagcatctgcataggcaactagttgtgacttggatccatatggataaaaTAATCCTATGTCAACCGTTCTATGAAGATAtcaaaagatttgtttgattccactccaatatcttctggttggagaggaactatatcttgctagtaaattcacagaaaatgatatatcgggtcgtgtattattaggaagatacattagcgctccaatggcactaagatatggtactttcaGGAcgaaggatatcttcattttcttttttaggatggaattgatcattttccacattCAAAGACCTTACGaccattggggtacttaatggatgtgacttatccatataaaatcttttcaagatcttttatGTATacattgtttgatgaataaatatcccattttttgtatgctcgatctgcaggccgagacaaaatttaatctttccaagatctttcatctcaaacccttcttttagagtttttataattgttagaatctcttcaggagttccaatgatatttaaatcatcaatgtatacagcaattataatgaaccctgatgcagatttctttattgaaacacatgggcagatatcatcattcttgaatccgtttttggccagatactcagtaagacgattataccacattcgtccagattgcttcagaccatataaaggtctttgcaatttaactgagtataatccCTGTGAATATGTCAATCCATGCTGATGCTAGAATTGCTTTTCCCCCTGCTCATACCTGGGAAGAGAAAGTACAACCTctgctgcatcctatcctctacTTTAGTTGAATTCTTTTGTTCTAGAATCATAGACATTGGCTAAAGATACCACAGACTTTCTGGTTATGCGTCGTACCCTGACTACTCCTCTTTCACTGGCTTCTTTGTACCCAGCTACACCCCCTCGGCCAATCCTCACTCGACAGCAGCTCCGTCCTAGCGTAGGCAATTGAAGTAAAGATGGGGAGCGGTGAGGGGGGCCCCATCGCTTGAGCTACATCCCGCTTTTCAGGTGGCACtcagaaagaaaaggaaagcgGGGTGTCGCCATATTGAAAGATTTTGAGGGACCGACACCGGACAGGCAGACCTCGAATCGTTGGATCCGGTAAGTAAAAAAAGGTATCCCCAActtattcattggatggtttagatatctttagtccttcagggacttttatatagatatcacgatctaatgatccgtataaataggctattaccacatccattaaatgcatatgtagtttatgatatgcggataaattggccaaataacgcaatgttattgcatccactacaggggaatatgtttcttcataatctataccgggcctttgtgcaaaaccttgtgctacaagtcgagctttgtagtgtacaaatttatttttctcatttcattttctcacaaatacccacctgtatccaacaggttttacatcttctggtgtacggactacaggtccaaagacttcacattttgcaagtgagtctaactcagccttcatgacttcttcccattttggccaatcatttctttgtcgacattcttcgactgatcttggctcaaggtccttactttcatgcatgatatttaatgccacattatatgcaaatatttcattgacaattgtcttatttcggtcccatttctctcctgtaaagacataatttatcgagatctcgtcatttttacaattttcaggtacctgaacgtcttctggcgttaaaactatatcagaattttggacaactataggtgtctttactatgcctttttcaacaggaatagaatttatctcttttatttttcgaggatttttgtctttggaaccgacaggcctaccacgcttctggcgtgaatttgtttCAGTGGCAATTTGTccgactgggacatcaattcgaattgggacattttccgttggtatataagatttggttattctctttgtatcggaaaatgtatcaggcaattcatttactattctttgcaaatgtataattttttgaacttctagttcacatttcCCAGattgaggatctaaatgcatcaaggatgatgcattacaattaagttcctttttaggaagcttattctctcccccctaatgttggaaattttgattcatcaaaatgacaatctgcaaatcgggctttaaatacatccctagtttgtatctcaagatacctgatgcgtcactacaagaaaaaaggcctgtcgGCACAATTTTTTCTTGCCACGGTTTTAAAGCGTGCctaaaagtggtcaatggccacgcttttgcgaGGGTAGCCACTGATTtatgatttggccacgcttttttttgccactCTTGAAAAGCATGGCCATATTTTACGAGGGTGGCCATTTATTtgaaatttggccacgcttttttattGTCActcttaaaaagcgtggccatagagagaaatcggcacgcttttacgagggtggccactgatttCAAATTTGGCCACGCCTTTTTTtgtcacgcttaaaaagcgtggccatagagggaAACTAGCACGCTTGAATAGCGTGGCTATCCTGTGTTTATTTTGGCACCGTAAAATAACGTGCCGATAGAGTTCCCTCCCCTAAAATTTAGTTTCCCACCTATTTTTTTCCACACTTAACATTTTTTTGtaagttttcaaattttaacccTAAAAATGATAACAAAAACAAACTAGTTTCTTATTGTTACCAAATTCACTTTTAACCCTAAAATTCACTTCCAAACCCTAAACTGCGCCGTCAGCTTCATCTTCACTCTCGAACCCTTCCTTCGTcgttcatcatcatcttcatcgtTTAGCTTCATCGCACCCAGCAGCCTTCATCGCCTTCATCGTCATCTTCATCACTGCCCTTCATCGCACCCAGCCTTCATCGCCTTCATTGCACCCAACCTTCATCGCCGTCATCGTCATCTTCATCGTTCATTATAGTGGTCTTCCTCGAGCTTGCCGTCGCCGTCACCATCAGTAGTCGTTGTCTTCCTCGACGCTGCTTTGAAAGGGTTTTGAATGGCTTTTCGTTGAAAGGTTCAGAAAACCTTAACCTCCATCACGCCGCCATCTATCTCACCGTCGCCACCCTTCGCGATCAAGATCGCAACCAGATTTGTCCTTGAATGACAGTCCTCTTGCTGTTTTGCTTGTCGTCTGTCCCACCGTTCTGCTCGGAAAGCTTCTCGCCTTTCTCTCGCGGTTCTGCTCGCCGTGCTGCTCGAAGGTTAGTGCTCAGTTGTGCTCTATCTTCATCTTTTTAAAATGCTCCATTTAGAAATCAATCAAGAAAATTGGATGATTATTGAATGTTTTCTGCTGTTAACTTTTTATTGAATTGATTAGTGATTAGCTCTTGCTGTGCTACTGGTTTAATTTGTAAAATAGATGATTATTGGATGATTATTGAATATTTTCTGCTGTTTTATTGAATTGATTAGTGGTTAGTTCTTGCCTTTTATTGGATGATTTCTGCTGTTTTTTGCTGTTTTAACTAATGAGCAAtattagaaaatagaaaaatagctatcatttattcctttttatactattttaatatttttttaatttaccttTCATAAATCACTTGTCAcagtaaattatatataatataacttATAGGTTTAATTCTATTTGAATTAACTGCCATCTTCATTTTTGTTACAGCTTCTAATGATGTTTCATTAACAAGTTCAGGTCAATGCGGCTCTCATGGAGTTTCTAGCCGAGATAATTCAAGCGAAAGCAAATTGAGGGATCTCCTTGATAGCTCGGAATACGTGCTTACCTTTAGGAGTAAGTTCATCTTTTCTAGTTTGAATTTTAGGAGAATGTCAGTCACTTGAAGAAATTATGTCACCATTTAGTAAGTTCGGGTTTACTAATTCTGTTCTTTTACTGTTGTTGTGGCCTGTTATTTCTCTCAGGCtgactaatttttattatttgaacGAGCATGTGGCTGCTCATTTTTGTTGAAACCTTTTCACTAGTTAACTATTTTTTGGGTTACACTCACTATCTAACCATAAAGTCAAAATTAGTGATTAGAAAATAACAGAATACAcctatttaatttgatttcagtCTTGTTATCACAGATCATAGTCTTTTGCAGCTCAGATGTGTGCAGATTTCAGAAC contains the following coding sequences:
- the LOC107630489 gene encoding replication protein A 70 kDa DNA-binding subunit A translates to MSVNLTANAIPSIIGGDVNSKPLVQVLDLSLISSSSNSQQQRYRMLLSDAVSSHQAMLATQLNDRVRTNRVKKGSVVQLLEYICSPLQNRKIIVVLNMETIIPDCEIIGNPKPFGESNLPTQKTSPDKVVQTSSRGHNNNQQQTSQTGHAAQSFRPIVQPAYQPPPVYKNRGAIVKNEAPARIIPIAALNPYQGRWAIKARVTAKGDLRRYNNARGDGKVFSFDLLDSDGGEIRVTCFNAVVDRFYNAIQVGKVYTISKGSLKPAQKNFNHLKNDWEIVLDSNSNVELCPDEDDSIPKQQFSFRPIIDLENVDNNAILDVIGVVISVNPSVPILRKNGMETQRRILNIKDSSGRSVELTLWGEFCNREGQKLQEMADAGSFPIVAVKAGKVNDFSGKSIGTISTTQLFINPDLPEAHTLREWFDRVGKDSVSRSISKDVLPGGPKNEIRKTVSQIKDEGLGRSDKPDWITVRATISFIKTDTFCYTACPLMVGDRQCNKKVTRVGDARWQCDRCNQEFEECDYRYLLQAQIVDHTGITWVTAFQEAGEEIMEYPAKELYLLKYEEQDDDKFGEIIKSSLFNHFVFRLKIKEELYGDEQRVKVTVVKADKVNYSSESRHMLESISKFCRQ
- the LOC107630490 gene encoding uncharacterized protein LOC107630490; the encoded protein is MASTSAVSMAMPPTYTTQKKVVGVPSSEAFLKPLPLRTPKGVAASATKSNGTFQVSASMKEKVVTGLTAAALTASMMVPDVAEAAVSPSLKNFLLSIVAGGVVLVVIVGAVVGVANFDPVKRS